AATCGTCGCACAGGGACGCAAACGCAAAGCCCGTAACCGTGAATTCTACGCCGCACTCGAACGCAAATATGGTGTACCAGCCGGAATACTAATCGCCATTCACGGCATGGAAACGGCCTTTGGCCACTTTATGGGCGACAGTCAGATTGTCCCCGCCATCACGACATTGGCTTATGACTGCCGGCGGGCTGACTTCTTTCTGCCGCACGCGATAGGCGCGTTGAAGCTGGTCGATCAGGGCGCCATAACTGCGGCCACCCGCGGGGCCAAACATGGCGAGTTGGGACATACTCAATTTTTGCCCGGCAATGCGCTCCAGTACGGCGTCGATTGGGGCGGCGACGGGCGGGTTGATTTCTATGATATGGCAGACGCTTTGGCCTCAACCGCTAATTTTCTGCGTAAGAAAGGCTGGAAGAAAGGCAAAGGCTATCAGCCCGGAGAGCCGAACTATGCGGTGTTGAAACAATGGAACGCCGCCACCGTTTACCAACAGTCACTGGCGATTATGGGCGCTGATATTGACCGGTAGGGCACATTATTCCACGCCATATTTCTGCGATTAAGGCAAAACGTGCAGTGGCTTGGGGCAAAACCCCATGCGGGCTCGAAAAACAATCCGGCTCACAGGTCAGGATTGTAACAGATTTGGCAGCAATGTGGCCGTCCGCTGCCCCGGTTCAGCCGTAATTCTATCATAAAAACCTGACACGCCAAATTAACTCGTTGAAAATAAACATTCTTTCAAAAGCCAATTGAACCGTGAAAACGGAAACAATTCCTTAGCATTTCCGCGTATTCCGCCTCACTTTCCGCGTTTTCGGATTCTATTGTTTCCTTACAAGCAACCCGAGCGGAGGATCCTGACGGTGGCCCAGAAAACCCAAATTTATGGCGGCTTAATTTACTTCGGAATACCCAGCGGCGCGCTGGCCAAGTGTAGCTGCATCATTGCCGATACGCTGGAAGAATATGGCCATTCGGTAGATCAGTTTAGTGCGCGTGCCAGCGATGTCATTGCGCTTACCTGTGATCACTATCGCTTGGTGCTGCGGATGGGGAATCAACCAGACGCCCCGGAAGAGCCCCAGATACAGCCAAGCCTGCAGCGGGTGGAAATCACCTTGCAGCCTAATTTCCCAACCCATTGCGACACAGAACTCAGCGAAATGCTGATGGCCATCATTATGTACAGGCTCGTGCCGGTTCTAGCGGCTGAACACGTCGAATGGATGGACCCAAGTGCAACTTTGACCCGGTCGCAATTTCTCAGTGCATTTGACAATGTCAATTCGATGCAGCCGCAACCTCTGACCCTTGCGCAGCCTCGGTTCGCCCCAATCGAAGAGACAGCAGCCGAGCTGGAGCGTCATTGTTCAAAGATGCAGGCTTCGGCGTTTCAATCTCCGGCACCCGTCGCAAAACTTGCATCCTATCAACGACTTACCGCATGGGCCGGCGGCCTGATGCGCGGCAGCGAACATCGCCTGGTCAGCCTCATTCCGCCGTTAAGCGCTTGCGCTGCTCTTTTGAAAAGTTCCGGCTCGCTCTGACAGATAGGGATTTTGTCACCCTATTTCTGCAGCCGGACCAGTCCCCCACTGAGCCACTAAATCTTTTCTGGCCAGTACGTAGGTGTGAATGCAAAAGACCACGGCCCGGGTTTCGGGCAACCGTATAATCATCTGTTTTTCACTGCGCATGTAGCCAGCAGTGGCGTTAAAGGCGTCATCCCGCTCTTTGTAACGCCTGCGTGGTTGATGCAATTCTGCGTCGCGATACCACAAGCTATTGAACCGCCACAAAGGTCGCCCGGGCTGCACCCCGTCGAACAATCGTTGAACACGGGCGGCAATGGATGCGTCATAGCTGGCGATCGGTGTGTGAATGCCTGTCAGCGGAGCCATGAATTTTTCGGCCAACTGCCAACTAGCTGGGAAACACAGCACTGCACCTGTCATGACATGCTCGTCACCGCGTTTTTCCAGAATACAGAAGTCCTGCTGGGCAATGCGCCCCAATGTCCCCAAGGGGTCCTCCCAATTGATCGTGACCGGAGGGCCATCACCGGGCTGAACCTGCTGGCTGTCTGGTGCATACAGCTGCGCCAAAACCATGCGCAACAATTCTTGTGCAGCAGGCATCGCCGCCACATCCAGCATCAAGACATCCTCGCGCCGAGTATCAAGGAGCTGCGCGCGTGCTGCGGTCTGCGCTGCAAAGACGTCATCCGGGCGCAGCCAATCCTGCATGGCAAGCGGTTGTATACCCGGCAATGCCTTTTGCATAAGTGGATTATAGGGAATTTGTTTTTGTAAAATCGGGTCCATGCGACCACATAGCACCTGCAGCTTCGCTTGTCGGCTATAACCTTGGGTCGCAATCTTACAGTGTAAAAACGACCGTCAAATAAGTCGCATTCAGCGCGGCGATTCTTTTTACACGGCTACAGACTGGACACATCTGTGCAGCAAGGAAAGCCAACGATGACCGAGCATTACCGTGACAGACGCAAAATTGACCCGACCCGAGGAGAAATCCTGGGGGATGGCAGCCCCAACGACAACAACCGGATCGAGATCGGCCCAACTCAGCTTGCGTTGACAGAATGGGAAAACGCCGGATTGCAGCTGCCAAACCTGGCCCGGATGCGTGATTTCCGCTGGCAGCGGTTGACGCAGTCCATCGTCGACCGTGGCTATGGCGGCTTGCTGATGTTTGACCCGCTCAACATCCGTTATGCCACCGACAGCACCAATATGCAGCTGTGGAACTCTCACAATCCCTTCCGCGCTGTGCTGCTTTGTGCGGATGGCTATATGGTGATTTGGGATTATAAAAACTCACCCTTCCTGTCCACATTCAACCCCCTTGTGCGCGAACAGCGATCCGGGGCTGATCTGTTCTACTTTGACCGAGGCGACAAAGTGGACGTTGCAGCGGATGCCTTTGCCAACGAAGTGCGAACCTTGATGCAGGCCCACGCGGGCGACAACAAACGTCTGGCCGTAGATAAGATCATGCTGCACGGGCTGCGCAGTCTCGAGGCGCAGGGTTTCGAGATCATGGAGGGCGAAGAGGTCACTGAAAAGACCCGCGCGATCAAGGGCATGGACGAGATCCTTGCCATGCGCTGTGCCAATCATGCCTGCGAGACTGCCGTGGCCGAAATGGAGCATTTCGCGCGCGCCAATGTTGGCGATGGCAAAACATGTGAGGACGACATTTGGGCTGTCCTGCACGCCGAAAACATCCGTCGTGGCGGC
This portion of the Parasedimentitalea marina genome encodes:
- a CDS encoding lytic murein transglycosylase; translation: MRLSLFSSVFCICLAGPALAAPCGNTSAGFAAWKNDFAREARKAGVKKPGLQALQNAQYASRTISADRNQKSFRYTLERFMELRGSTTIVAQGRKRKARNREFYAALERKYGVPAGILIAIHGMETAFGHFMGDSQIVPAITTLAYDCRRADFFLPHAIGALKLVDQGAITAATRGAKHGELGHTQFLPGNALQYGVDWGGDGRVDFYDMADALASTANFLRKKGWKKGKGYQPGEPNYAVLKQWNAATVYQQSLAIMGADIDR
- a CDS encoding heme-dependent oxidative N-demethylase family protein, which gives rise to MDPILQKQIPYNPLMQKALPGIQPLAMQDWLRPDDVFAAQTAARAQLLDTRREDVLMLDVAAMPAAQELLRMVLAQLYAPDSQQVQPGDGPPVTINWEDPLGTLGRIAQQDFCILEKRGDEHVMTGAVLCFPASWQLAEKFMAPLTGIHTPIASYDASIAARVQRLFDGVQPGRPLWRFNSLWYRDAELHQPRRRYKERDDAFNATAGYMRSEKQMIIRLPETRAVVFCIHTYVLARKDLVAQWGTGPAAEIG
- the dddP gene encoding dimethylsulfonioproprionate lyase DddP translates to MTEHYRDRRKIDPTRGEILGDGSPNDNNRIEIGPTQLALTEWENAGLQLPNLARMRDFRWQRLTQSIVDRGYGGLLMFDPLNIRYATDSTNMQLWNSHNPFRAVLLCADGYMVIWDYKNSPFLSTFNPLVREQRSGADLFYFDRGDKVDVAADAFANEVRTLMQAHAGDNKRLAVDKIMLHGLRSLEAQGFEIMEGEEVTEKTRAIKGMDEILAMRCANHACETAVAEMEHFARANVGDGKTCEDDIWAVLHAENIRRGGEWIETRLLSSGQRTNPWFQECGPRITQQNEIISFDTDLIGSYGICIDISRSWWIGDHKPRADMVYAMRHAHEHIMTNMEMLKPGVMIPELTANCHQLDDKFQAQKYGCLMHGVGLCDEWPLVAYPDKAVAGAYDYPLEPGMVLCVEACVGEVGGDFSIKLEDQVLITEDGYENLTTYPFDAALMGEL